ATGGGGAACATGTGGGTGCCTGATAGGCGCACACACACGAAGCTCGATGGGAATGCAGGGTTACAAATGAGAATGCTGCTTTACTGACAGATCCAGTGAAACAAACAACGTGTAATCACTTCTAAAGACACGTTTCTTAGAGtggaaaaagtcaaacaattGTCCCAAATGTGACTGAGAATGTGCAATTTACTCCAACCTGTGCTCACAGAACAGCAATGTGAGTGAGAgacaacagaaagagaaaaagaaaaggagccTAAAATATCAATGAGCCTGACATTCATGTGCCCCCCCTTGCACCAGCCCTGTTCCTCTGTGGCTCTTATCAATGCTGTTTACCCTGGGTTATGAAGACCGCTTGATAATGGCCCAGTTATCTGCTCTTGCTCCTTTTTAAGCCAACTGAGAGCTACCATCATTGTGCTGAGTGTTTGGACAGGAGAGATATCAGTGAGATGTCtggtttaaaacaaaaggaCAACTCAAATTGAAAATTCTCCTGTCAAACCAGCAGTCTGGGAAAATAGGTTTTATTTATCATAGCCAGGTAGTTTCATATTCTTTAAAACTCAGTCCTGAATTAATAGTTTGTAGATGATGAGGTCCCCATCTTCAGAATTGGCTCCCCTGCTCTGATTTTATCTTTACATATTAAGAGGTTTTACTTACTGAGTGGGTCATCCTTGCTCTTGGTTCCATTGACTTGTCCATTTCTATCGATCCTCAGGAAAAACTTCTGGAAAGAGAACAACTTTCTCCTACGTATGTCCCCTTGAAGGTGATTGTAGCTGCGCACATGCCTCCCCTGCGGTCCTCCAGCCTGGCCAGGCGGGCCCCTGGTGGCTCTAGGTCTAGAGATTAATTTGCTCTCTGAAATGTTCAGTGGAACCCCAGATGTTTCCTGGTCGGAGAACCTCAGTCTGTCTCTGCGGTTCTGACGGCACGCAACTTCAGGAACGCACAGGGAGAAAGCCAGGAGAGCAATCAACACAGAGAAAGTCAGGGAGGAAAGCAGTCCTGATGACCTTGATCGGAAGCTGGTCCCGGAGCCAGAGTAAACCCCCAAGCCGGCCCAGGAGCAGAACGAGGCAAATGCAGCCTTACTCTCTCCAGCAGCCCATCTGATCATGGTAGTGTGCTGTGAGGAGGACTAGAGGCAGCCTTAGAGCCTGGGACATGCTGCTGGGGGTGAGGAGAAACTACGAGGGCAGGGAGGGGAGCCCTCCACACTCCAGACTGGCTGAGGTGATCGCACTGCAGTGTCCAAACTTTTCACCACCTGCATAAAGTTTTAGGATATCCAGCTGaattaaatttgaatgttgAAAACCCGAGAAACACACCCAGGTCTGTGCGTTAAAAGTCGATATttccaaactgaaaatgaaaaactgattgttgcaaaaaaaaaaaaaaaaaccagtcaTAGATTTCAGAAACAAACCAGGGTTATCCTTGTGGTCAGCAGTTCTTGCTTAAATTGATATCCTGAGTTGATCCAGAGAGATCATTGAATTTCCAGGCAGTTCATAGTTGGAGAGAAAAACCTTAATATCCTGGTTAAATGCTTGCCAAATCTTACAACAATGtccccccaaaataaaaatgggttCTCTCACATCAACCTAAGTAGATGAATCTTGATTTGTCCTCAGGAGTTTTGTTCAGCAAACACTGGACTCAGGACCTAAACATCCAGCTGCATGTCAGACAATCCATCTGTTCTCTTCGGTTGTCctgctccttttgttttttccctctcatctcacttcctctcctcttcccaATGACTCCACCTTCATGCAAAAAACGTCTGGGGAGGTCCTGGGGTTGATCCCAGTCGTTCTTGCCCTTTCCTTGATTTGACAAATTCATTACCTGCAGAGTgacaccaaaataaataatagtgtGTTCTGTGAAGGTTACTCAATCCATCCTTCTGAAATTCAACTTCTCTCTAACATATGGGAGCAAGcactgctctgtgtgtgtttgtgtgtgggaaTCCCTTCCAAACAAAAGTAACATATGAGAGTAGGTGAGAGGTGATGACAGGCTTTATCTTTGTTGATGGTCCTGGGCAGGAAGAAGCAGCCTGATAGCACTGGTTCTGTTCCTACAGATGCTGATTGTGATGATGATTGCtttattgattaaattaattagtGTTTTATACTGTGTGTTATAGCAAAAATGCCCCCTTGGCCATATTTATCTCTCTGCATGTAATGTTGAAGCCTAGATCCTGCTGCATTGCAGCCCCGCAAtaagaaaagtatttttgtctacaGAATATTCTGACTCTTCTTTTCAGTATCAAATTAGATACTTAAgatctttcatttctttttaccacAAATTCAACAAGATGTTTGAGACTTTCATCTGAGATTTCAATAACAGAATTGCATAGTTGTTGCAGATTTGTCTGCCTCACATCTTCTGTCCCACACCATCCAAAAGGTGTCAGAGGCTGAGATCTGGTATAGACTCTGCTATAGACTGAGAATTCTGGACGCTAATGGAGTAAAAGGAACTCCCTTTCATATTTAAGGAATCGGTTTGAGATAATTTGAGCTTCATCCTACTGGACCTAACCATCAGAAAGAGGGTACACTGTGGTCATAAAGCAATAGACACGCTCAGTAGCAATAGTTTGGCTGGTTGAGGTCCAAAGGATCCCAAGAATGGGTGCAATGGTATGGCATTGCACCACCAACAGCTGTGAATACCAGGTTgcatatttccatattttgcatgttgtttGAAGCCTGAGTGAAATCAAATCTCATCAGaccaggaaacatttttgtaatctTTAACAATCTAATTTGTTGAGGTTGTGGAaattgtagcctcagtttcctgtacTTAACTGACAGGAGTGGCAGCCAGGGTGGTCCTCTGTTCCTCTAGCCCATCTGCCTCATTGTTCAAGGTTTTGTGAGTTCAAAAATGTTATAATAAGTGATAATCTGAGCTAATCTTGCTATTCTAACAACAAGACCTAGTctacattttttccccttgaCTTCTGACATCCACAAAGCATTTTCATCCACACATCTGCAATTaactgcacattttctttttcttaaatcatCTGCTGCAAACCTGAAGGATGGTTGTGTATGAAATTCAGCAGGGATGTTCACAGAGAACTCCACACATCGAAATGAGCCTGGCACCACCCACAAGGGGGCATTAAGGGACATTATAGTTTCAAATTTATTATCCTTGAAGGAATTACAAGAATGTTAATAGTTTTTTGGTTTAGGAAATATTCACTTAGCATTGCTTCTAAATGTTGTatgtgaatataaaaaaaaaacaatataaaaatttaaataccttttttcagtttcagtggtTTAAAGATTGATGCATTTTTCCTGCTTGGGTTCATCCCTTGTATAAGTGAAGGAAAATTCACAACTTTGAGTACAGATGGAGTTAGTAAACCTTAACTGACCGGAGATGGAAGACAAGTTGGTGCTTTCGTTTTTGCCTGAATCAACCATTCTGATTCCATAATTTTAAGCTCACACCGcaataaaaaaagtacattttaaaataaatctcatttttTGATAGATGTTCTCTTTTACGCTTTTGtacacatttctttgtcttGTGGTGAAAGATTTATGTGGAACATCTACttcaattgtttttgttttttgtatctgGCACATCTGTGGTTTTATGGTTGAGTGTGAAGGGGATAAGTATTACAAATTGAAATTGACCCATTAAGATGTGATAATCTCAACAAGTGTCCGTCCTCTTCTATCTCTGTAGATAAAAATCATATTAAGTTACCATTGTTGCTTCCAGTCTGGATAGCTGTATTATCTCTACCATCTTGCAAAGGCCTCTCTTTTTCCCTTTGAGGCTTTATCACCGTGTGTTATCTCTCCTGAAATGCTGTAATGCAATGAGGCTATCCAGTTTCAATCACCAGACCTCTGCCTTCCTCTGTGACTCAGGTGTCTGAGTGGCTGTCAGCCAATGAGAGTCGCTGAAAAATTTAGTCCTCAAGGGAAGGCAGGCACAGGATGGACAATTTTATTGCAGCCTAAACAACAATATATTTGGAAACTGTAAAAGATATTAGTGACATTTCTAAGAATCCATCCAATAAATCTTACACTGTCAGTTTTATGTGCTTTCATTAATCATTcattataaaatacattaaatacattGCTTTCCTTGAGCCCCTGTTTTAGTACTTTGTCAACAATCTGCAGCCAGAGAAAAAGACTTCCTAACTCTGAATGGGATTTTAACTGGGgacccaaacaaaacaaatgctatCAGCACTTCCTTTGCAGTGTCCCTTCTCTCCGTGATAACCTGCAGAAAGCACAGAGGTGGAAATAGCTTCATCTGTATTGATTAGTGGTGtaaattttgcacaattttgaATTATTCTGTAAAGATTTTGATTCATATTCATATTAGTCTGCAGAATTCTGTgatcttttgtttaaaaatcctaaaattgtGATTTCTCTTGTATTTTGTTTACttatctgtgaaaatatttttgattaaatatgtCACACAGTTTGAATTCAGGTTTAATTTTACTGCTGTGCTCgcaaaaaaattgcttttagcTGGTAGGACAGAAGCACAGATTCTTTACTGGTTTGAGAAACAGAATAGTCTAAAACTGTCCAGATACACCTTCAAGTCTTTTAAGTTCTCTTCTCTTTGAGGCAGTGAGGTCCTCAGAGGATTGGAGACTTGAAATGATGCTGACAGACACACAAGATTTGCAGGACTTGTTCAGAGGCCAGGGAGCAAATTCTTTGCAAACCTGAACACGCctattgtctttttctttttccaaatgcAATATAAGTGAGATTTGCAGAAGCTGGTTCTGAACTCATCTCCATCCTTGCTCACAGCTTTAGCATTTAGCGTATCTTTATACATCTATCCCTCGGAATTGCGTTCCAAAGTTCAGGACAAGAAACAAGAGAGCAAAACAAATATATCCCTGATCCTTCCCCGCAGGCTGCTGCTTTGGCAACAATCTCGCACaattccaaaaaacaaaaaacatggtCACAAAAACATAGCTGTGAAATACTGGAAATTTCCACAGTtgcagctgaaaaaaataaaaaccataaaggAAAACTGGTTTTACTTATATTTCCTTCTTAATTTTCTTGAAACACTATCCCTTTTTTATTAAGTCGCATTCAAATATTTGTTACCTATCCAAATGATCATCTGGTGACCAGACTGCATCTGAGACACCAAATAGTCTGTCCAGgtagcaaaaacatttaaaccactgaaaataagggaaaaaatgaggataaattagatttttactgTGAAAATGCCACCTACTGAACTGCAAATGGAAAAGTGGCTACTGTAccatcttttgtttgtttttgtattgcttttatttaattgacaaaaaatgttttaataatgtaaTTAAGTGATGTGCAGACAACTATAAAAATAGAGGCAGCATTGTTAGTAAATAAACAAGACTAAAATATTCTAAGCACTAAAAACTGTTGAGACATGttaataatattacaagaatacaTTTTCTGTGCTTTCAGACAATGTTGAAAGCACCCCataatttgttgtgtttcagcTGCAATGCTAAATGGTACTTTGGGAGATTACATTTGATTTAATCCAAAAGAACCACGTAATTTTGACAATAAAAGAGTGTGTTTTGGACAgcttttagaaattaaaatcttaaacatGAGGAATGCATCTGTCTTCAGCcttgacatttcaaaataaggtCAAAGTTATTTTGACCTTATAACTTTGCCAACCTAAAGCCAAGTTAGgttgtaaaacattaaaatttggTGAAAATCTCTGAGAACTATTTAATGCATCATCTGAAAACTGTAAGTGTGATCTATCTGAAATATTACCATCCCTTAGCCATTCACCTAAAGCAACAGACTGTGCAAGGTGGGCAGAGAAACAGCCAAGTTGTCCCTTGTAACTCCAGATGAGCTGCAGAGACCCATAGCTTTTAGTCATGCACGCTCTAAGTATAGCCTTAATGAATGAGTGGCAACAAGGGATCCATTGTTGTAAAAAAAGTCATTAGAAGTAACATTTGCAGTTTGCCCCAAAGCCATGGAGGGAATCAGCAAACATCTGGACGAAAGGGCTCTGGTCAAATCAGACCAAAATGTGACTTTGaggcaacatgcaaaattaTATGGAAACCTAACACTGCATATCACTCTGAACACACAAttcagtaaaacatggtgggtAGACTGATGGAGGTAAACACTAAACAAGCCTGGAAGAAAGCCTGCAAAAGAGTTTTGCAAAGGGACATTTCAGTGGAACAGTGACAAAATGTTCAGGTAATGCTACATATTAAAGTCCATGTATCATTTTGATTTTGCTGAACAATTATGAACTATAACATCTGTCACACAACATACAAGAGAAACACACTGAAGGTTGTGGTTTTAGCATGACATAATTTGACTAATTCCTGGAAGATGAGTACTGTAGTTCACATGTTCAGTTTTAGtgatggacggacggacagacagatCCTGTATACGTGTAACATTTTGCGTCTATATCAATtgtatcagatttttttaactg
The genomic region above belongs to Xiphophorus maculatus strain JP 163 A chromosome 12, X_maculatus-5.0-male, whole genome shotgun sequence and contains:
- the fgf10 gene encoding fibroblast growth factor 10; this translates as MIRWAAGESKAAFASFCSWAGLGVYSGSGTSFRSRSSGLLSSLTFSVLIALLAFSLCVPEVACRQNRRDRLRFSDQETSGVPLNISESKLISRPRATRGPPGQAGGPQGRHVRSYNHLQGDIRRRKLFSFQKFFLRIDRNGQVNGTKSKDDPLSILEITSVEVGVVAIKGLNSNYYLAISRKGELYGAREFGVDCKLKERIEENGYNTYASAEWKNKKRQMFVGLNVHGKPLRGMKTRRKKTATHFLPMMV